The genomic stretch CGGCCcgctcctttgccaaacacagccttaaTGACAAAAATGTAATGAGTACGTAATAGCTACAACCTACGAGCCTAATGctactttttcactttaaatttGTGGTCATGCTTGTTTTAAAAAGACGGTTGCTTTCAATCTTCCTAGTCCTTTGTTTTTGGTTGTCTACGTACGTAACTAGCATTTGTCCACTCAAAAGTGGTTGACATAAGTACAACATTTAATGCATTCTCTAAGCTACAAATTCATTTCAAGAAAGAATAATACTAACAtcccaatacttttttttaaatttttttttttaaatgatttggtttattcgataaataaatagatttatatatatattttttttaaatgaatgtgGGATTTAGATCATTTGAGAAaggaaatttgagaaaaagtgtTAGGATGTATAGCAGCCATTTACATGAAAACTACAACCTACAAGCCTAGAACTtttcacttaaattttttttgttcatgcCTTGGAAGGAATATTAGGGCATGGAAACTCCAAAATTATATGAATGGAATTGATACACAATAGCTGTAACCTACAAGTATGTAGAAAtgattctttatattttatttgaaatagagagtatTCATTTAGATAGAAGAGTGATAAAATTAGAACAAAATTGTCCTCATCTTTAAAAGGTTGGACAATTTAATCCTACCATTTTATCTAAATGACTCATCTccattaattcatttgaaataaagaagATCCTATATATTTCCAAGCCTAAAGCTTTTCACTTAAAAATCGCGGTATTGCCTTGGAAGGAACACAAGGTCACGAAAACTCCCAAATTAACCTCAATAGGTTGTTCCAAAAAGATGGATAGCTGCTTTCAATCTTCTCTGCCCTTTCTTTTTAGTACAACATTTAATGCATCATCTAAGTTACAAATTCATTACGTAAGTGGAATCAATACCTGAGAACTACAACCTACAAGCCTAAAAGTTCTCacttaaaattttcattcatgccTTGGAAGGAATATTTAGGCATGGAAACTCCTAAATTAATGTAGGAAAATAGATTGAATCAATAGTTGAGTTGTCAAATACTGAATTAATGGCATTGTAATATCTTGACATAAAATATTAGGATTAAGATTtcctacaatttctttaaaattgtatgtcatcaaattatataatttaggCCTTTTTAGGTATCGAACTGCTTGAAAAATActatctattaaaaatgtgggattcattttcacttttgtaGAAACATTTCTtcggtgtatatatatatatatatataccgacCACAATAGTTGTTCAATCTTGCGTAAATCAAGTACTCGATCCCTGAATCACGGACAGATCAACAACtacaaaagaaaggaagaatTGATGGAAAATTATAGCAAACGATATTGTCATTATTGAATGAGCTGAGGAATTATTTTATTCTCCAACTATTAAACccttcttaatttatttatggtTCGCATTATGATAACATAAAATCCTAGCCTTGGGTGGTGCAGTTAGGCCCTGGTACAACATTGGGAGCTCTTGTTTTAAGTACTGGATTGCTCTCAAAGAAATTGTTAGGCCGTAGCTCAAACCCACCACTTAACGTTGGCATCACCGGAAACTCATCCTGGGAAGGGACATGATGAAATCCAATTGTGTACCACAATACTATGTCCTTGTTTTCAATCTCCCTATTCCTGCACACCCATCCATCCAATtcaatacaatatatatatatatatatatatatatagaatttagTCACAATTATCGAATGCAGTGATCAATTATGTTTATGTTCTATATATGTGGTACCTGAGACTCCAAACTGCTAAGGTATCCTCTCCTCGGCTTTGATCTACGAATGCTCCTCCTGCCCATTTCTCTGATTTGTTATAAGGTGTGACCCAGacatttttatttgtgaagGCTCCTCGGATCTGTGGATAATCATCGTACGACAGAAGGGGATGTGCCACTGACCCTGGAATCAGACGATATCCGACATTATTCCCAACTTTAGTTTTCTTATTGGGATTCACAACTATTAGCTCAGGTTGATTCAAGCCTAGCTGAATTCGAGCTTCTCCTTCAGTTTTAGCTGTCTCACTCACAACTGTCCAATAACTTTTCCTTGGTGAGCTTTGGTTTGTTGTTCGGATCGTCTCCAAATTGTTCTTGACAAAGGAGTTGGCTTCACCATCCACGTCGAGGTCAAGATAGTACGTCAAGAAGTGATCGTGGTAGATACCTATAGTGTTATTTGCTAACAAAGTCCCATGCACATCCTCTCTTATCTCATCTGTGTGGGTATATGTCACACCCTTCACTTCTAGCACGCCAGTTAGCCCAACCTATTAGGATTAGAGGAAGTAATCACcaattttgattttgacattTCTATGTTAATCAATATTGAGTGAACATGCAtacatgatataaaaaaattcatagaaTAATGCTATAGATACTAACACTTTGTTTGCAGTGTGCATCCCAAATAAGGATGACAATTCGTGTTCGTGTGTTGAATTTGAGACATGTCGAGAAATAagaataagattatataggtcaaccctaatatgactaatttaattaaatgagttaaagCCATCTACCCTAATTTCGTGTCGAATTTGTAagtcttataaaaaattataaacatttatatatGTCAAGTGTCAGGCTCGAGTCATGTTGAAACATGGATATAAGAgtactatataggtcaaccataaccttattcatttaattaaagtgGTCAAATACTTCAAccctaagagcattctcaatggaagagccaaatgttacttttatttaaaatgactcttcaaatgtttaaaaaacccccTCCATtggattagtaaaaaaaaaatgtaaaatagatatttgattggaagagccaaaaaaaaaaaaaaaaaagaagctaaatgtagcagcacatTTCAAGGgagtcatttattttttattgtttctcacctgttttctcttctttcttttttttcaaatcttttcctactttttcttacatgttctcttttttcaaaaacttttcatattttctctctcacatgttctcttttttccaaaacttttcatattttttctctcacatgttctattttttccaaaacttttctcacttttaataatatttatatgatatagataaaaatatagctaatcggatgtaggagatttttaaaaattcattagttaaactagataaagtgccTTTTAAgaagccattttgcataaaaatttggctcctctaTTGGGAATACTCTAACCCACTAATTTTTAGGGGTGAATGTGGTTACgcttagcggttattggctaaaaccgctaaccgtaaccgtcttttcacccctaaaaaTTAGTAGGTTAACATTGAAGTATTTGActcctttaattaattagatgaaTAAGAACTGTAACCGATTAGGCAATTTTCACCTGTGTTGAGTTTATATTATCAAGTTTGACATCCTTAGTCGCAAATTCGGTACAAGTTTCTAGATGATTTCatttttaaagttgaaaaaataaaataaaaaaatgataatcgCAAGCTGATAATCATACCTCCAATTTAATGGTGCCACTTGGCTTGAATTCCCAGTCAATAATATAGTCATAGTTGCCCACCACGGCGACCATCCTCACCACTAGGCTCACTTCTGGCCTAACCTCCCTTATCTGCAATACCATATAATTGTCATATAAAACTATCAATTAAgtccaaataataataataataaaaatgtcaCTTACAACTTCATCTGGAATCCCTGTCTCAGTGTGACGCCACATTATATTTCCCGTATAGCGTTCGAAAATACAAAGTGCATTTGATATTTTCACAGGCACGCCATCTTGACCAGCATAATATGCGTCCCTAAATACTGCATTGGACGGGCAATCGGCGAAGGGCTGGAGTGATACTGCAGATTGACCGAAACCAAATTCACCACAATCGAAGAAAGTTTTGTAGTACCAATCCTCAGTTGGGTCCATGTAAGGCACAAATAACTCGGATATAAATCCTCTGTATAGCACCCGCCGATATGTCTGCTTCTCAACGTCATAAATTGATGCTACAGAAATTATCGGACCAACTCGAACATCGAATCCTAGGTGGAAAATCCAGTTTGCCCAactaaacacaaacaaatttgatgttttgtcaatattttaatttttgtcttaatatatatttagttttttcttttaaaatttaaatataataaaaattaatcttttcaACACATGATGCTTGTATGGTGTTGTAACGTGGCAACACGATTACGTAATAATTATCCCATTTGTTGATAATTGACCACACACCAATAATTTGGTCGAGATAGAACTTGCAAATAATTTGGCCATACTCAAATATAAGAAGGGTTCGCTAATTATTGTGGGACTCTCCCTCCAAGTGGGCTTGGCCCGAGGGCTAACTGGGCTAATAACAACCAGTCGATTGAAGATAGATCTTTTAAAGCATCTTTAAGAGAATAGGTAAATCTTTCATAATAATCAGATTTGACTATTAttaaccttttttgtttttttttttagcagaaTAACTATTTTGCAGTTTTTCTTTTAGtatgaataataaataagtaaattaacATATCTACTATTCACATTATAAACTttgttcattattatttttaactctctttcttcctttttctctctctcctcctctttctttcacactctttctcacacaaaataatatttaaagaaaacagaTAGTTGAATAAAAAATctgttaaagtatatataaaaaaatgaatagttaaagtaaaatttttttttattttttttgggtaaatattTTGCCTACATATGCTAAAGATGCTCGTGAAGTTTAAGCATGGGCATAGAGTCAGCTGGCCCTTCAATAATCAGTCCGCCACCATTAAATGTtacataatttttaagaaatgaattaatgaattgaatttttttaaaataaaataaaaaacagtcTTGACCTGATAATGTGCCCGTCTATCTTAAATCCAGGTCCGTCTGGTTGGATGAAGGTTGCACCATTTGGATGCGGACCGAAGGGTGGCTTCTGCGTTGATGCCCGGTAATCTGTTCCCTGAGCTTTTGGGACCGGAGCAATAGACCTATCGTAGTATTCAGCAATCTTCATCTCATCCAAATCAACTACCAACAGTATTCCTTCCACTGGTCTCAAGTAGAAATTAACTGTTCCTTCCTTGTAGTAACATTGTAGCTTCAACACCCTCTTACTTTTCACCTCTCCGTACCACCCGGTTGTATACGTGGAGCAAACCACTTGTGATAACTTCAGCCCCCTCTTCTCAATTGACTTGATGAATGGCTCATATGTTTCTGGCAATTTCGTTGCAGCAGTCTGTTCGTCAAGGGTAAGCAGAGGGTAGCCATGTCCATGGTAAACATTGTCGGAGACTATCGAACGGGTGGATAAGTCCACTGTGATCTCGTGGGATTGTTTCTCGACACGTATGATGACGGCGGCCCGGCGAGGTAGGGGTTTGGAGGCCGGGTTTGATAGCCATAAGAGGATGGTGGGTTTGTCTGGCTCGTCCAAACCTATGTACTGGAAGGTTAGGTTGTGGTTTGGGCTGGGGTATGATTTATTGACTATGGCTCGAACCAGGGTGAACTCGGATGGGGTTAGAGGGTCTAGGGGGTGGTGCTGATGGCTTGAGACCGGTGAGAAGGTGTAGAGTGATAAGAGTAAGAAGACCATTAGTGTCAACATCGAAGCCATGGCTCTGTGCTGAAAAATTCAGCCCTCTTTGCCCTTGAATAGACTTTTCAATTGTCCCCAGCCTTTCATAAAATTACAGTTCTACTtaccttaaaataaaaaataataggtCCACGTGGTTTACATTGATGTAGGGGGCGAGCTACGTGGTCTCTTGGGGGTCCATGACAAGCCCATGATTTTTTACTGTGCCTATAAAAATAGGGTTTTCTATACAAGGGGGTGGACATGAAGCAAGATTTGGGGGAGAGACTATAGGGCTTTCAGAGAGGTAAGGGTGTTGCGAGAAGGAAGGAAGAGAGGGGAGTAGTTCCGGGTTGAAAATTTTGGGTTAACTTGAATGGCTGAGATTTTAGATGAGAAGATCCGAGGTGTTTGAAAATGGAACAGAAGAAAAGAGGCTTTCGAAATGGTGTTGGTCTAGGTGCTTGTTAGCTGCCAGGAGAGGGGTAAAAACTGAATGCAAATGATGACGAAGTAATGACTAGACTTGGGGTAATCAAATGATGGAGGAGAGAAAAACgtgtgggaaaaaaaatgctatatatatatatatagatattctATTATTAAAATAGCAGCATGTATATAGATATTATATATCTAGTAtagtatatattaataaataacatattattaaaaataacagcatgtatacTAAATATTATAGTGTATGCTATAATATCTAGTATACTATATACTAGATAATAATATATACACCCCCGTGGAAGTGGCTTAGTGGTAGGAAGcccatctttctcttccttgtGACTTGTGAGCCCGAGGTTGAGAGTTGGAGACTTGACAAGCCCCACTAGTGCATGGGTGGTCCCATGCCATGTGTTCCGGACATAAATGTATACATCCTTTTACTTTCATGTGTACGGATGCAGGcatttatattaaataaatgcAAACAAAAATGAATCATCAATTGATATAAAGAAATTGAGTTTGGACCCaaattcaaactatatatatatatatagtaatgctataagtttttttaaagtTCTTTTAAAGGCATTCAAAATGTGATGTGAtctttaaaattatcgttaaatttgagatgtgatttattaacttttgatttattgataattttaaaagtcgcgTTACATTTTAAATGACtctaaaaatactaataacatatatatactaataacattatatatatatatatatatatatatatatagtgcatggGTGGTCCCCTGCCTTGTGTTCAGGACACAAATGTATATATCCTTTTACTTTTACGTGTATGGATGCAGgcatttatataaaataaatgcagACAAAAATGAATCATCGGTTGATATAAAGAAACTGAGTTTGGACCCAAATCCAAACTATATAAATACACAACAGTCAGTTTTTAATTTGCCTCACATTTTTGTCGTTAGGTCGCCTGACAACTAGTGTAGGGCATGCATGCAGCGACCAATTGTCTTCATGTCATGATGGCGATCATGGTCCTGATTAGTGGACCTGGAGAGTGGAGACTAATCAGGAGATGGTCCAGGTCCTGGTCATGGTCCTGATTTGATGGACCTTTTACTGGCCTCAAGCATTATTGACTAGTTGCCCTTGCCCCCTTCATTTTTGTAATATCGATTCATTATGTTAGGTTTATTTCGATCGATCTGTCTCTTCTTCAAACCAGTGCGCGTTAACGTACGTATAATGATTGATTTGTGTAAAAGGTTTTCATATGAATGTATGGTTAGCATGtaagatattgaatatatataaatgctaattaacaatataattagcagcggaaatttatatatatatatatatatatatatatatatgtacctctatccattgctttgctcaagcagcttgaagaacgactccacagcaatcaaactaaaactaaacaattttattgagaggttcttctgacctatgcttaccagtgagtgccaattgatggaatacacatgccttatttataggtaggtcaggggaccctcaattagagctgttaccttaattattcctcccatcaaggaataaaaaatcaatcaatacaactaattgattccacaaacattaaatcattaattaaatcaaatacttgttccacaagaattaaatcagtgatttaattcagaatatttgattgaaatcaaatactt from Corylus avellana chromosome ca1, CavTom2PMs-1.0 encodes the following:
- the LOC132187221 gene encoding amine oxidase [copper-containing] alpha 3, peroxisomal-like; amino-acid sequence: MASMLTLMVFLLLSLYTFSPVSSHQHHPLDPLTPSEFTLVRAIVNKSYPSPNHNLTFQYIGLDEPDKPTILLWLSNPASKPLPRRAAVIIRVEKQSHEITVDLSTRSIVSDNVYHGHGYPLLTLDEQTAATKLPETYEPFIKSIEKRGLKLSQVVCSTYTTGWYGEVKSKRVLKLQCYYKEGTVNFYLRPVEGILLVVDLDEMKIAEYYDRSIAPVPKAQGTDYRASTQKPPFGPHPNGATFIQPDGPGFKIDGHIISWANWIFHLGFDVRVGPIISVASIYDVEKQTYRRVLYRGFISELFVPYMDPTEDWYYKTFFDCGEFGFGQSAVSLQPFADCPSNAVFRDAYYAGQDGVPVKISNALCIFERYTGNIMWRHTETGIPDEVIREVRPEVSLVVRMVAVVGNYDYIIDWEFKPSGTIKLEVGLTGVLEVKGVTYTHTDEIREDVHGTLLANNTIGIYHDHFLTYYLDLDVDGEANSFVKNNLETIRTTNQSSPRKSYWTVVSETAKTEGEARIQLGLNQPELIVVNPNKKTKVGNNVGYRLIPGSVAHPLLSYDDYPQIRGAFTNKNVWVTPYNKSEKWAGGAFVDQSRGEDTLAVWSLRNREIENKDIVLWYTIGFHHVPSQDEFPVMPTLSGGFELRPNNFFESNPVLKTRAPNVVPGPNCTTQG